A genomic region of Sideroxydans sp. CL21 contains the following coding sequences:
- a CDS encoding TIGR02391 family protein, protein MARIPCFDVAQLQAACKVLADTTNGLSGGEIGHILADMGLVDPDVGLTKWKRLFNALAQAQNKSQVGNHLIMFVNRAMAPARYISTPELFEWRRDGLNVSLAFAGYSVRDDGKVVHATRETTLSGALARASQLHSLLESRGTHSEVLKYCRAELLQENYFHAVLEAVKGMAERIRQLSGQGMDGAELVNLVFSTKAPILAFNSLETETEISEQKGIAHLLVGVFGAIRNPTAHAPKVMWAMPEQDAADVFALLSFVHRKLDNATKVQSHET, encoded by the coding sequence GCATGCAAGGTTTTGGCTGACACGACGAACGGTCTCAGTGGCGGCGAAATTGGCCACATACTTGCTGACATGGGGTTGGTTGACCCGGATGTTGGGCTCACCAAATGGAAGCGCTTGTTTAACGCCCTGGCGCAAGCCCAAAACAAGAGTCAGGTCGGCAACCACCTCATCATGTTCGTCAATCGTGCAATGGCGCCAGCCCGCTACATCTCAACGCCTGAGCTATTTGAATGGCGGCGGGATGGTTTGAACGTCTCTCTTGCATTTGCAGGATACTCTGTCAGGGATGACGGAAAGGTGGTTCACGCTACTCGTGAGACTACTCTTTCTGGCGCACTCGCGCGAGCTAGCCAATTGCATTCCCTTTTGGAGTCGCGAGGAACTCATTCTGAGGTGCTCAAGTACTGTCGTGCCGAGTTGCTTCAGGAAAACTATTTTCATGCTGTCCTCGAGGCAGTCAAAGGTATGGCAGAGCGTATCCGCCAGTTATCCGGTCAAGGCATGGACGGCGCAGAGTTGGTCAATCTAGTCTTTTCAACCAAGGCACCAATTCTTGCCTTTAACTCTCTTGAAACTGAAACCGAGATAAGCGAGCAAAAGGGGATCGCCCATCTGCTTGTGGGCGTTTTTGGCGCAATTCGAAATCCAACTGCCCACGCACCTAAAGTCATGTGGGCAATGCCTGAGCAAGACGCCGCCGATGTTTTTGCTCTTTTATCATTCGTCCACCGGAAACTCGACAATGCAACGAAAGTGCAATCACATGAGACCTAG
- a CDS encoding abortive infection family protein, translated as MATKISELTRRDIFDLVFLEKINLYGRLEEVEFLSRIWDLEAMPSTDSRFKDAIGDIWQHTVNNDDWDAGWVFSDPRFNLMRGDDETFLRVLCESIHPVVRSDVTECERLCQLFNNCLSNDGFQLVEKARLSGKPIFVGRYVGIHVSPGIRAARETLSGTDVAYVSQQITRMEAAVNQDPELAIGTAKELVETCCKSILTDAGVVFTKGDDLPKLVKSTVNILQLTPEDIPEEAKAANTIRRLLSNLASITHGVAELRNQYGTGHGKSGSDRGLQPRHAKLAVGAASTLAVFLAETHKVRGSK; from the coding sequence ATGGCTACCAAAATATCCGAGCTAACGAGAAGAGACATCTTCGACCTTGTCTTTCTTGAGAAGATAAACCTCTACGGTCGACTGGAAGAAGTCGAGTTTCTTTCAAGAATATGGGATCTTGAAGCAATGCCTTCGACAGATAGCCGATTCAAAGATGCTATCGGGGATATATGGCAACACACAGTGAACAACGATGACTGGGATGCCGGTTGGGTGTTCTCTGACCCTCGCTTCAATCTGATGCGTGGCGATGACGAGACCTTTCTTAGAGTCCTTTGCGAATCTATCCACCCAGTAGTTCGGTCTGATGTGACCGAGTGCGAGCGGCTTTGCCAGCTCTTCAACAATTGTTTGAGTAACGACGGATTCCAGCTAGTTGAAAAGGCGCGTCTTTCAGGTAAGCCGATATTTGTTGGCAGGTATGTAGGTATCCACGTTTCACCAGGGATTCGTGCGGCGCGAGAAACTCTTTCTGGAACAGACGTCGCCTACGTTTCGCAGCAAATCACTCGTATGGAAGCGGCCGTGAATCAAGACCCAGAGCTTGCCATTGGCACAGCCAAGGAGTTAGTCGAAACTTGCTGCAAGAGTATCCTGACGGATGCCGGCGTAGTTTTTACAAAAGGGGACGATCTGCCGAAGCTCGTTAAGAGTACCGTCAATATATTGCAATTGACTCCCGAGGACATACCAGAAGAGGCAAAAGCGGCTAATACTATAAGACGGCTATTGAGTAATTTGGCATCAATTACTCACGGCGTTGCTGAGTTGAGAAATCAATATGGAACAGGCCACGGAAAAAGCGGCTCCGATAGGGGGCTGCAACCGCGGCATGCGAAGTTGGCAGTTGGTGCTGCATCGACGCTCGCGGTGTTTTTGGCTGAAACGCACAAGGTGAGGGGCAGTAAATGA
- a CDS encoding anion transporter, with translation MNLSLWTLAIVLLLIAFRLVVGLRLAIWQIMLGGALTVLVCRAITLTQAWRAIDWEVIGFLFGVFTLGQALVSSGLLYRSSTRLLGKVGNAELLVLTVLLGSGLASALLMNDTVAVIGTPLMLTLARVHRLPSVLLLLALAFGVTIGSVMSPIGNPQNLLIAIHGGVSNPFWTFFKCLTLPTLLNLFLAWGTLRIAFWRDFHGQALLHSVPELDDKHLARLAAQGVICMTAIICLKIVLAILPTPMELPLWIVAVGACAPILIRSPRRMEVVRHIDWHTLIFFVALFVLMQSVWDSGAIQSWLPPINSSFASVPHLLVGSVLLSQLVSNVPLVALALPLVQSASSHSEAMLALAAGSTIAGNLTLIGAASNIIIAQAAERKGEHLGFWIFLAVGAPLTLVNLLVYWLFL, from the coding sequence ATGAATTTGTCGCTTTGGACGCTTGCTATCGTTCTCCTGCTCATTGCATTTCGGCTTGTTGTTGGATTGCGCCTAGCCATCTGGCAGATTATGCTAGGCGGCGCACTAACCGTTCTTGTATGTCGTGCGATCACATTGACCCAGGCATGGCGAGCAATCGATTGGGAAGTCATCGGTTTTCTGTTCGGCGTATTTACACTAGGGCAGGCACTTGTTTCCAGCGGGTTGTTGTATCGATCCAGTACCCGTTTGTTAGGAAAAGTAGGGAACGCAGAGCTATTGGTTCTGACCGTGTTGCTAGGTAGCGGTCTGGCATCTGCGCTGCTCATGAACGATACTGTGGCGGTAATCGGAACGCCGCTCATGCTGACCTTGGCTCGTGTTCATAGATTGCCGTCAGTCCTTCTCCTGCTCGCCCTTGCCTTTGGCGTGACCATCGGCTCCGTCATGAGCCCGATTGGTAACCCGCAAAACCTGCTCATCGCCATCCATGGCGGGGTGTCTAATCCATTTTGGACATTTTTCAAATGCCTGACTCTGCCGACTCTTCTCAACTTGTTTCTCGCATGGGGTACGCTGCGCATTGCATTTTGGCGTGACTTTCACGGGCAGGCATTGCTTCATTCGGTGCCAGAACTTGATGACAAGCACCTCGCACGTCTTGCTGCACAAGGTGTGATATGTATGACGGCAATCATCTGCCTCAAGATTGTCCTGGCAATCCTGCCTACACCAATGGAATTGCCGCTGTGGATCGTGGCGGTCGGGGCCTGTGCGCCCATACTGATACGCAGCCCGCGCCGGATGGAGGTGGTGCGGCACATTGATTGGCACACCCTTATCTTCTTCGTTGCATTGTTTGTGCTGATGCAGTCTGTCTGGGATAGCGGCGCAATCCAGTCATGGCTACCACCAATCAACTCGTCGTTTGCCAGCGTACCTCACCTATTGGTAGGTAGTGTGTTATTGAGCCAGCTGGTTTCCAACGTTCCGTTAGTGGCATTGGCTTTGCCGCTCGTCCAGTCAGCAAGTTCGCATTCCGAGGCTATGCTTGCCTTAGCTGCGGGTAGCACTATCGCTGGCAACCTGACCTTAATTGGTGCAGCGAGCAACATAATTATCGCCCAAGCCGCCGAGCGAAAAGGTGAACATTTGGGCTTCTGGATTTTCCTGGCGGTTGGTGCACCGTTGACGCTAGTTAATCTATTGGTCTACTGGCTATTTCTCTAA
- a CDS encoding GNAT family N-acetyltransferase, which translates to MKIEFEVISKSQITDAIRNTFAEALKRQGKVQGNLQEKADRCKLLCIAKIDSEVAGIGAIKVKTGSDFSAQKACLPDLCNDFEWELGYLFTEPAHTGKGIGKNIARVLIEAYGAGNLMASTEIAANPAMLRILENFGFRQYGKPWKSAIHENYLGLFLRFQ; encoded by the coding sequence ATGAAAATCGAGTTCGAGGTTATTTCGAAGAGTCAGATCACGGATGCGATCCGAAATACCTTCGCTGAGGCTTTAAAGCGGCAAGGAAAGGTTCAAGGCAATCTTCAGGAAAAGGCCGACAGATGCAAGTTACTTTGCATTGCAAAAATTGATTCAGAAGTGGCTGGCATAGGGGCGATAAAAGTCAAAACAGGGTCCGATTTTTCGGCACAGAAAGCCTGTTTGCCTGATCTATGCAATGATTTTGAGTGGGAGCTGGGTTATTTGTTTACGGAGCCTGCGCATACTGGCAAGGGCATTGGAAAGAACATTGCAAGAGTTCTAATCGAAGCATATGGCGCAGGAAATCTAATGGCCTCAACAGAGATAGCTGCTAATCCGGCCATGCTTCGAATACTTGAAAATTTTGGGTTTCGGCAATACGGCAAGCCTTGGAAAAGCGCTATCCATGAGAACTATCTTGGCTTGTTCCTCCGGTTTCAGTGA
- a CDS encoding TIGR04255 family protein has protein sequence MSNLHYSKAPIIEAVIDIQIAPQSEAPLARLKELADTLKDRFPSQNKLNSVRMQVEHNAEDAAKNKSTTTLDEMGIRLVDEPNTRILQLKKTGLTYSHLPPYSDWASYSREAKEYWELFVKYCEPKVATRTAVRYINRIDIPLATVAIEDYLSLYPQIPDGISQDVQGMHLQLQMPQTDIASMAVINEAVVEPATLKGFSVIVDIDVFNSSTTALPDIWNLLEQLRNRKNKIFESIISNKTRELIR, from the coding sequence ATGAGCAATTTGCATTACTCAAAAGCCCCAATTATTGAGGCCGTTATTGATATTCAGATTGCTCCTCAATCTGAGGCTCCACTTGCACGCCTTAAGGAACTTGCTGATACGCTCAAAGACAGGTTCCCATCTCAAAACAAATTAAATTCTGTGCGGATGCAGGTAGAACACAATGCTGAGGACGCGGCAAAAAACAAATCAACCACGACGCTTGATGAAATGGGGATCAGGTTGGTGGATGAACCGAACACCCGAATACTTCAGCTAAAAAAAACGGGGCTAACCTACAGCCATTTACCCCCTTATTCTGACTGGGCTTCCTATAGCAGAGAGGCAAAAGAATATTGGGAGTTATTTGTTAAATATTGCGAGCCTAAAGTTGCAACAAGAACTGCGGTGCGATACATCAATCGAATTGACATCCCGCTTGCAACGGTTGCAATCGAGGATTATTTGAGTCTATACCCGCAAATTCCCGATGGTATTTCGCAAGATGTTCAAGGAATGCACTTGCAACTACAAATGCCACAAACTGACATAGCAAGTATGGCTGTGATTAATGAGGCTGTAGTTGAGCCAGCGACACTTAAAGGGTTTTCCGTAATTGTCGATATTGACGTATTTAATAGCTCAACTACTGCACTGCCAGATATCTGGAATTTATTAGAGCAGCTTCGCAACAGAAAGAATAAGATTTTTGAAAGCATTATTTCCAACAAAACTCGGGAGCTAATTCGATAA
- a CDS encoding class I SAM-dependent DNA methyltransferase gives MLTGELRSQIDSIWNAFWSGGISNPMEVMEQITYLLFLRRLDDLHTLEENKSIRLGKPIERRIFPVGADAKGRNYNDLRWSRFKHLAPGEMYIVVGEHVFPFLRTMGGDGSTYAHHMKDARFTIPTPALLAKVVDLLDHVPMEDRDTKGDLYEYMLGKIASAGQNGQFRTPRHIIQLMVEMSAPNPKDVICDPASGTCGFLVAAGEYLRQHHPEILRDAKASKHFHHGMFHGYDFDNTMLRIGSMNMALHGVDNPDIRYRDSLAQDHAGDEDKYSLILANPPFAGSLDYENTAKDLLAIVKTKKTELLFLALFLRLLKPGGRATVIVPDGVLFGSSNAHKELRRMLVEDHKLEAVISLPSGAFKPYAGVSTGILIFTKTNSGGTDNVWFYDMQADGWSLDDKRQPLLSEDKLGAAPAQALSETEHAKNNLPDVLARWEQREGKELQRPRTAQSFCVPIAEIAANGYDLSLNRYKEVVHDVVEHEPPKVIMARLDKLEAEIAAGMNKLAGMLV, from the coding sequence ATGCTCACCGGCGAACTTCGCAGCCAAATAGACTCAATCTGGAACGCCTTCTGGTCTGGCGGCATCTCCAACCCGATGGAGGTGATGGAACAAATCACTTATCTCCTTTTCCTGCGCAGGCTGGACGACCTGCACACCCTTGAAGAAAACAAATCCATCCGCCTCGGCAAGCCGATAGAGCGGCGCATTTTCCCTGTGGGCGCAGATGCCAAAGGTCGGAATTACAACGACCTGCGCTGGTCGCGCTTCAAGCACCTCGCACCTGGCGAGATGTACATCGTGGTGGGCGAGCATGTGTTTCCTTTCCTGCGCACCATGGGCGGCGATGGCTCCACCTACGCGCACCACATGAAAGATGCGCGCTTCACCATCCCCACCCCGGCGCTGCTCGCCAAAGTGGTGGACTTGCTCGATCACGTGCCGATGGAAGACCGCGACACCAAGGGCGACCTGTACGAATACATGCTGGGCAAGATCGCCAGCGCCGGGCAGAACGGCCAGTTCCGCACGCCGCGCCACATCATCCAGCTCATGGTGGAAATGTCCGCGCCCAACCCCAAAGACGTCATCTGCGATCCGGCCAGCGGTACCTGCGGTTTTCTGGTGGCGGCGGGCGAATACCTGCGCCAGCATCATCCTGAAATCCTGCGCGATGCCAAAGCCAGCAAGCATTTTCACCACGGTATGTTCCACGGCTACGACTTCGACAACACCATGTTGCGCATCGGAAGCATGAACATGGCGCTACACGGCGTGGACAACCCCGACATCCGCTACCGCGATTCGCTGGCGCAAGACCACGCCGGGGACGAAGACAAATATTCGCTCATCCTCGCCAACCCGCCGTTCGCCGGCTCGCTCGATTACGAGAACACTGCCAAAGACCTGCTCGCCATCGTCAAGACCAAGAAGACCGAGTTGCTCTTCCTGGCACTTTTCCTGCGCCTGCTTAAACCCGGCGGCCGTGCCACCGTCATCGTGCCGGACGGCGTGCTGTTCGGCTCATCCAACGCGCACAAAGAACTGCGCCGGATGCTGGTCGAAGACCACAAGTTGGAAGCCGTCATCTCGCTACCATCCGGCGCATTCAAGCCTTACGCGGGCGTTTCTACCGGCATACTGATTTTCACCAAGACCAATTCAGGCGGCACGGATAACGTCTGGTTCTACGACATGCAGGCAGATGGCTGGAGCCTCGACGACAAACGCCAACCGCTGCTGTCCGAGGACAAGCTGGGTGCTGCCCCTGCACAAGCATTGAGCGAAACTGAACACGCCAAGAACAACCTGCCGGATGTGTTGGCACGCTGGGAGCAGCGCGAGGGTAAAGAGTTGCAACGCCCACGCACTGCGCAGAGCTTCTGTGTGCCCATCGCCGAGATTGCCGCCAACGGCTATGACCTATCGCTTAACCGTTACAAGGAAGTGGTGCATGACGTGGTGGAGCACGAGCCACCCAAGGTGATTATGGCGAGGCTGGACAAGCTGGAAGCGGAGATTGCTGCTGGTATGAATAAGCTTGCAGGGATGCTAGTGTGA
- a CDS encoding restriction endonuclease subunit S: MSSVSYVQLGQVAKLNPTLNSVASISAEELVDFLPMSGVEAGCSIATPNEVRQFSDVRQGYTYFSSGDVLLAKITPCFENGKIAQALLKRKYGFGSTEFHVIRADPERLNGRYLVHFLRRDKIRLDGERKMTGSAGQRRVPKHFLESLSIPLLPLPEQIRIAAILDHADALRAKRREVLAQLDSLAQAIFIDMFGDPVRGNGLYPLSNIEEIAAPEKYSIVDGPFGSSMKPDDYREFGIPVIRIANITKGGEFSKKNLLYIDKSLFEKLKRSSIKPFDVLVSRVGTIGNTCIFPEGIGDALLSTTGVCKIMPDSKQMLPEFLHQAIQQPAFQEQINKSASTSVQKYFNLSALKRWKIVKPPLEDQRAFTQKFSQIQILKLAHQQSLAELDNLFASLQHRAFRGEL; encoded by the coding sequence GTGAGTAGCGTTTCCTACGTTCAACTTGGTCAAGTTGCCAAGCTCAACCCCACATTGAATTCTGTGGCATCTATATCGGCAGAAGAGCTTGTAGATTTTCTGCCCATGTCGGGAGTGGAAGCAGGGTGCTCAATCGCAACTCCAAATGAAGTGCGTCAGTTCAGCGATGTGCGGCAAGGTTACACCTACTTTTCCAGTGGGGATGTTCTTTTAGCGAAAATTACGCCCTGTTTTGAAAACGGGAAAATTGCACAAGCTCTCCTCAAGCGCAAATATGGCTTCGGCTCTACTGAATTCCATGTAATTCGGGCTGACCCCGAGCGGCTTAATGGTAGATACCTTGTTCACTTTCTGAGGCGCGACAAAATTCGACTTGATGGTGAACGCAAGATGACTGGTAGTGCAGGTCAGCGGCGAGTACCGAAGCACTTTCTTGAATCTCTCTCCATCCCACTTCTACCTCTCCCCGAACAAATCCGAATCGCTGCCATCCTTGACCATGCCGACGCACTACGGGCTAAGCGCAGGGAAGTTTTGGCACAACTGGATAGCCTCGCGCAGGCAATTTTTATTGATATGTTTGGTGACCCTGTTAGAGGAAATGGGCTTTATCCCTTAAGCAATATTGAAGAAATTGCTGCTCCTGAAAAATATTCCATAGTGGATGGACCATTTGGTTCAAGTATGAAACCAGATGACTACCGAGAGTTCGGTATACCCGTTATACGAATTGCGAATATCACTAAGGGAGGCGAGTTTTCCAAGAAAAATCTCCTGTATATAGATAAGTCGCTATTTGAAAAACTTAAACGCAGCAGTATTAAGCCGTTTGACGTTCTGGTGTCACGAGTTGGGACAATTGGAAATACGTGCATATTTCCTGAGGGTATTGGCGACGCGTTGCTCTCCACCACAGGTGTCTGCAAGATAATGCCCGACAGTAAGCAAATGCTGCCGGAGTTTCTTCATCAGGCGATACAACAGCCAGCATTCCAAGAACAAATCAACAAGAGTGCATCGACCTCGGTTCAGAAATATTTCAACCTCTCGGCACTCAAAAGATGGAAGATTGTTAAACCACCACTTGAGGACCAACGAGCGTTCACACAGAAATTCTCACAAATTCAAATTCTTAAGCTTGCACATCAGCAATCACTCGCTGAACTGGACAACCTGTTCGCCTCCCTCCAACACCGCGCTTTTCGTGGAGAACTCTGA